Proteins encoded within one genomic window of Acinetobacter sp. WCHA55:
- a CDS encoding AraC family transcriptional regulator has translation MTIMVHASGIRGYLEVMQDLNFDPKPLLAQHEITLEQIRQDDAWLDQKSVIDLYERTAALTQCSDLGLRISKHQDISILGVLGLIMQSASSMRGVLDYTSDFLFLHGPGLAISLNEQSPIFENSAEVIFEIRINSYAPQRQTIDNCLGTTHRILKWLAAENYELKAVSLPHMPLASINEYQRFFGAPILINQERAALHLSRHTLDSQPHSTNPALREIAEDYIHCYFRNPAEKVGVNVRKALRLHLSTPRANKIHVANMLALHPRTLQRKLAQEGSSFDAIKDDIRKELSLQYLWQTDISMSQLTDILGFSEQSTLSRATKRWFGLPPKQLRQQKGKLKPLISNKLNK, from the coding sequence ATGACAATAATGGTTCATGCAAGTGGAATTCGGGGTTACCTTGAGGTGATGCAAGACCTTAACTTTGACCCTAAACCTCTGCTTGCTCAACACGAGATCACACTTGAACAAATCAGACAAGACGATGCTTGGCTCGACCAAAAAAGCGTTATAGACTTGTACGAGCGTACAGCAGCTCTAACTCAATGCTCGGATCTAGGATTGCGTATTTCAAAACATCAAGATATCAGCATCTTAGGTGTTTTAGGTCTGATTATGCAAAGTGCATCGTCAATGCGTGGGGTACTTGACTATACCTCTGATTTTTTATTTTTGCATGGACCTGGTTTAGCCATCTCACTCAATGAGCAAAGTCCCATCTTTGAAAATAGTGCAGAAGTCATCTTTGAAATTCGCATTAATAGCTATGCACCTCAACGACAAACTATTGATAATTGTTTAGGGACCACGCATCGAATTCTCAAATGGTTGGCAGCAGAAAATTATGAACTGAAGGCTGTATCACTTCCGCATATGCCTTTAGCTTCAATCAACGAATATCAACGTTTCTTTGGTGCACCCATTTTAATCAATCAAGAACGCGCTGCTTTGCACCTAAGTAGACACACATTAGACAGCCAACCGCATAGTACAAACCCTGCCTTGCGGGAAATTGCAGAAGATTATATTCATTGCTACTTTCGAAATCCTGCCGAAAAAGTCGGCGTAAATGTACGAAAAGCCCTCCGCCTTCATTTATCTACACCACGTGCAAATAAAATACATGTAGCCAACATGCTCGCATTACACCCGCGTACCTTACAGCGGAAATTAGCGCAGGAAGGTTCTTCATTTGATGCCATCAAAGATGATATTCGTAAAGAGCTCTCTTTGCAGTATCTTTGGCAAACTGATATCTCAATGAGTCAGCTGACCGATATTTTAGGATTTTCTGAGCAATCAACCTTGAGCCGAGCCACTAAACGCTGGTTTGGACTTCCGCCGAAACAATTGCGTCAGCAAAAAGGAAAACTCAAGCCCCTTATCTCTAACAAGTTAAACAAATGA
- the tuf gene encoding elongation factor Tu, whose amino-acid sequence MAKAKFERNKPHVNVGTIGHVDHGKTTLTAAIATVCAKKFGGEAKDYAAIDSAPEEKARGITINTSHVEYDSPTRHYAHVDCPGHADYVKNMITGAAQMDGAILVCAATDGPMPQTREHILLSRQVGVPYILVFLNKCDLVDDEELLELVEMEVRELLSTYDFPGDDTPVIRGSALLALNGDAGQYGEEAVVALVDALDTYIPEPVRAIDQAFLMPIEDVFSISGRGTVVTGRVETGIVKVGEEVEIVGIKDTVKTTVTGVEMFRKLLDEGRAGENCGVLLRGTKREDVQRGQVLAKPGAIKPHTKFDAEVYVLSKEEGGRHTPFLNGYRPQFYFRTTDVTGAIKLQDGVEMVMPGDNVEMSVELIHPIAMDPGLRFAIREGGRTVGAGVVAKVTA is encoded by the coding sequence ATGGCTAAGGCTAAGTTTGAACGTAATAAGCCACACGTTAACGTGGGCACAATCGGTCACGTTGACCATGGTAAAACAACTTTAACAGCTGCAATTGCAACTGTATGTGCGAAGAAATTCGGTGGTGAAGCGAAAGACTACGCTGCAATTGACTCTGCACCAGAAGAAAAAGCACGTGGTATTACAATTAATACTTCACACGTAGAATACGATTCTCCAACTCGTCACTACGCACACGTAGACTGCCCGGGCCACGCCGATTATGTTAAAAACATGATTACTGGTGCTGCTCAGATGGACGGCGCGATCCTTGTATGTGCTGCGACTGATGGTCCAATGCCACAGACTCGTGAACACATCCTTCTTTCTCGTCAGGTGGGTGTACCTTACATTCTTGTATTCCTTAACAAGTGTGACCTTGTTGATGATGAAGAACTTCTTGAATTGGTAGAAATGGAAGTTCGTGAACTTCTTTCTACTTATGACTTCCCAGGTGATGACACTCCAGTTATCCGTGGTTCAGCTCTTCTTGCACTTAACGGTGACGCTGGTCAGTATGGCGAAGAAGCAGTTGTTGCTCTTGTTGACGCGCTTGACACTTACATTCCAGAGCCAGTACGTGCAATCGACCAAGCATTCTTAATGCCAATCGAAGACGTATTCTCTATTTCTGGTCGTGGTACAGTAGTAACTGGCCGTGTAGAAACTGGTATCGTGAAAGTAGGCGAAGAAGTTGAAATCGTTGGTATTAAAGATACAGTTAAAACAACTGTAACTGGCGTAGAAATGTTCCGTAAACTTCTAGACGAAGGTCGTGCGGGCGAGAACTGTGGTGTTCTTCTACGTGGTACTAAACGTGAAGACGTACAACGTGGTCAAGTACTTGCTAAACCAGGTGCAATCAAGCCACACACTAAATTCGATGCAGAAGTATACGTACTTTCTAAAGAAGAAGGTGGTCGTCACACTCCATTCCTTAACGGTTACCGTCCACAGTTCTACTTCCGTACAACTGACGTAACTGGCGCGATCAAATTACAAGATGGCGTTGAAATGGTTATGCCTGGTGACAACGTAGAAATGTCAGTAGAATTAATCCACCCAATCGCAATGGACCCAGGTCTACGTTTTGCGATCCGTGAAGGTGGTCGTACAGTTGGTGCTGGTGTAGTTGCTAAAGTAACTGCATAA
- the fusA gene encoding elongation factor G gives MARQTPISRYRNIGISAHIDAGKTTTTERILFYTGVSHKIGEVHDGAATMDWMEQEQERGITITSAATTTFWSGMSKQFPEHRINVIDTPGHVDFTIEVERSMRVLDGACMVYCAVGGVQPQSETVWRQANKYQVPRLAFVNKMDRTGANFFRVVEQMKTRLGASPVPVVIPVGAEENFQGVIDLIEMKAIIWDEASQGMKFEYGEIPAELQATAEEWRVNMVEAAAEASEELMDKYLEEGDLSKEDIVNGLRVQTLACQIQPMLCGTAFKNKGVQRMLDAVIEFLPSPTEVKAIEGILDDKAETKAIREASDEAPFSALAFKIMNDKFVGNLTFVRVYSGVLKQGDSVYNPVKAKRERIGRIVQMHANDRQDVEEIRAGDIAACVGLKDVTTGDTLCDEKNVITLERMEFPEPVIALAVEPKTKADQEKMSIALGRLAKEDPSFRVRTDEESGQTIIAGMGELHLDIIVDRMKREFGVEANIGKPMVSYRETIKKSVEQEGKFVRQTGGKGKFGHVYVRLEPMDPDAGKDYEFAEEVVGGVVPKEFFGAVDKGIQERMKNGVLAGYPVVGIKATLFDGSYHDVDSDELSFKMAGSYAFRDGFMKADPILLEPIMKVEVETPEDYMGDIMGDLNRRRGMVQGMDDLPGGTKAIKAEVPLAEMFGYATQMRSMSQGRATYSMEFAKYAETPRNVAEGIISKFQSGGKKGDDE, from the coding sequence ATGGCTCGTCAAACCCCAATTTCTCGTTATCGTAACATTGGTATTTCTGCGCACATTGATGCTGGTAAAACCACGACTACAGAACGTATTTTGTTCTACACAGGTGTATCTCACAAAATTGGTGAAGTACACGATGGTGCAGCAACAATGGACTGGATGGAGCAAGAGCAAGAACGTGGTATTACCATTACTTCTGCTGCTACGACTACATTCTGGTCAGGTATGTCTAAACAGTTCCCTGAACACCGTATCAACGTAATTGATACACCGGGACACGTTGACTTCACAATTGAAGTTGAACGTTCTATGCGTGTTCTTGATGGTGCGTGTATGGTTTACTGTGCTGTAGGTGGTGTACAACCTCAGTCTGAAACTGTATGGCGTCAAGCGAACAAATACCAAGTGCCTCGTTTAGCATTCGTGAACAAGATGGACCGTACTGGTGCCAACTTCTTCCGTGTTGTTGAACAAATGAAGACACGTTTAGGTGCATCTCCAGTACCTGTAGTAATCCCTGTTGGCGCTGAAGAAAACTTCCAAGGCGTAATCGACTTGATCGAAATGAAAGCGATCATTTGGGACGAAGCTTCACAAGGTATGAAGTTTGAGTACGGTGAAATCCCGGCTGAACTTCAAGCTACTGCTGAAGAATGGCGTGTAAACATGGTTGAAGCTGCTGCTGAAGCTTCTGAAGAGCTAATGGACAAATACCTAGAAGAAGGCGATCTTTCTAAAGAAGACATCGTTAATGGTCTACGTGTTCAAACTTTGGCTTGTCAAATTCAACCAATGCTTTGTGGTACAGCGTTCAAAAACAAAGGTGTTCAACGTATGTTGGACGCAGTAATTGAATTCTTACCGTCGCCTACAGAAGTTAAAGCGATTGAAGGTATTCTTGACGATAAAGCTGAAACTAAAGCGATTCGTGAAGCATCTGACGAAGCTCCGTTCTCTGCACTTGCGTTCAAAATCATGAACGACAAATTCGTAGGTAACTTAACTTTCGTACGTGTTTACTCTGGTGTTCTTAAACAAGGTGATTCTGTTTATAACCCAGTTAAAGCTAAACGTGAGCGTATCGGCCGTATCGTGCAAATGCACGCGAACGATCGTCAAGACGTTGAAGAAATTCGTGCGGGTGATATCGCTGCGTGTGTAGGTCTTAAAGACGTAACTACAGGTGATACACTTTGTGATGAGAAAAATGTCATTACACTTGAGCGTATGGAATTCCCAGAGCCAGTAATTGCATTGGCTGTTGAACCAAAAACTAAAGCTGACCAAGAAAAAATGTCAATTGCTTTAGGTCGTTTGGCTAAGGAAGATCCATCATTCCGCGTTCGTACTGATGAAGAGTCAGGTCAAACAATTATTGCTGGTATGGGTGAACTTCACCTTGACATTATTGTTGACCGTATGAAGCGTGAATTCGGTGTTGAAGCAAACATTGGTAAACCAATGGTTTCTTACCGTGAAACGATCAAAAAGTCAGTTGAACAAGAAGGTAAATTCGTTCGTCAAACTGGTGGTAAAGGTAAATTTGGTCACGTATACGTACGTTTAGAGCCAATGGATCCTGATGCTGGTAAAGACTACGAGTTCGCTGAAGAAGTTGTTGGTGGTGTAGTTCCTAAAGAATTCTTTGGTGCTGTGGATAAAGGTATCCAAGAGCGTATGAAGAATGGTGTCCTTGCTGGTTACCCAGTTGTTGGCATTAAAGCTACATTATTTGACGGTTCTTACCACGATGTCGATTCGGACGAATTATCGTTCAAAATGGCAGGTTCTTACGCATTCCGTGACGGTTTCATGAAAGCAGATCCTATCTTGCTTGAGCCGATCATGAAAGTTGAAGTAGAAACTCCAGAAGACTACATGGGCGATATCATGGGTGACTTAAACCGTCGTCGTGGTATGGTTCAAGGTATGGATGACTTGCCTGGCGGTACTAAAGCAATTAAAGCTGAAGTTCCACTTGCAGAGATGTTTGGTTACGCGACTCAAATGCGTTCTATGTCTCAAGGCCGTGCAACATACTCTATGGAATTTGCTAAATATGCTGAAACTCCACGTAACGTGGCTGAAGGCATCATTTCTAAATTCCAGTCTGGCGGTAAAAAAGGTGACGACGAGTAA
- a CDS encoding flavin-containing monooxygenase, translating into MEYDVVIIGAGLSGIGMACQLVQQNSNKTYTILERRQDLGGTWDLFRYPGIRSDSDVISFGYKYNPWKTDTVLATADKIKAYLRETAQKFGVDQKIRYGVKIVSANFSTQTNKWTVETVNELNGETQKFTCNFLVSATGYYNHDQGYTPKFEGLENFKGQFVHPQKWPEDLDHRNKRVVVIGSGATAVTLIPAMANETAHITMLQRSPSYVINVPNTDKLFDAARKVFSEELVYKFFRKRNILMQRGIYKISRRFPKQMRSFLLSNAQKELGEQYDMTHFTPKYMPWDERLCAIPDNDLFEVIREGKASIVTDHIERITETGILLKSGKMLDADIIVSATGLELKMLGGVDLSVDQEQIRPSDKLSYRGVLLEDVPNFAYLFGYTNAPWTLKIDLANDYICRLINELDIRQMAAVKPVAPVGENTGESIISSLQAGYVQRGCHELPRQGKSKDWFVSHNYEVDSEMFAQSLESPGLVWSTETKQTKVKGKVKAA; encoded by the coding sequence ATGGAATATGATGTTGTAATCATTGGAGCAGGTTTGTCTGGAATTGGCATGGCTTGCCAACTTGTTCAGCAAAACTCGAATAAAACCTACACAATTCTAGAACGTCGACAAGACTTAGGTGGCACTTGGGATTTATTCCGCTATCCTGGTATTCGTTCTGACTCAGATGTGATTAGCTTCGGTTATAAATATAATCCATGGAAAACAGACACTGTTCTTGCAACAGCAGACAAGATCAAAGCGTATTTACGTGAAACAGCACAAAAGTTTGGTGTTGATCAAAAAATTCGTTATGGCGTTAAAATTGTTTCAGCAAATTTTTCAACTCAAACCAACAAATGGACGGTAGAAACTGTTAATGAGTTGAATGGTGAAACTCAAAAATTTACCTGTAATTTTCTGGTTTCTGCAACGGGTTACTATAATCATGATCAGGGTTATACGCCAAAGTTTGAGGGTCTAGAAAACTTTAAAGGTCAATTTGTGCATCCACAAAAATGGCCTGAAGACTTAGATCATCGTAATAAGCGTGTAGTGGTGATTGGCAGCGGTGCAACAGCAGTGACCTTAATTCCAGCGATGGCTAATGAAACTGCACATATCACCATGCTACAACGTTCCCCAAGTTACGTAATTAACGTACCAAATACTGATAAGCTATTTGATGCTGCACGAAAAGTGTTCTCTGAAGAATTGGTTTATAAATTTTTCCGTAAGCGTAATATTTTAATGCAACGCGGTATTTATAAGATTTCACGTCGCTTCCCGAAACAAATGCGTTCATTCTTACTTTCTAATGCACAGAAAGAATTAGGTGAACAATACGATATGACCCATTTTACTCCGAAATATATGCCATGGGATGAGCGCTTATGTGCAATTCCTGACAATGACTTATTTGAAGTGATTCGTGAGGGTAAAGCTTCTATCGTAACTGATCATATTGAACGCATTACAGAAACGGGAATTTTGCTTAAATCAGGAAAAATGCTCGATGCTGATATTATTGTTTCCGCAACAGGTCTAGAGTTGAAGATGCTGGGAGGAGTTGATCTTTCAGTTGATCAAGAGCAAATACGTCCAAGTGATAAATTAAGCTATCGTGGTGTCTTGCTGGAAGATGTACCCAACTTTGCTTATTTATTTGGTTACACTAATGCACCTTGGACCTTAAAAATTGATTTAGCCAATGATTATATTTGCCGATTAATTAATGAGTTAGATATTCGTCAAATGGCTGCAGTGAAGCCTGTAGCCCCTGTTGGTGAAAATACTGGCGAAAGTATTATTTCAAGTTTACAAGCAGGCTATGTACAGCGTGGTTGTCACGAATTGCCTCGCCAAGGAAAGTCTAAAGATTGGTTTGTTAGTCATAACTATGAAGTGGATTCTGAAATGTTTGCGCAATCTTTAGAAAGCCCAGGTCTGGTTTGGTCTACCGAAACCAAGCAAACAAAGGTTAAAGGTAAAGTCAAAGCCGCATAG